The Maridesulfovibrio salexigens DSM 2638 region GATTAAAGCTCTTCAAGCCATTGATGCATGCCGCAGCTTTTGCATTCTGCGCATCCGTCAGGGGGACAGACCGGAGTTTTTTCTGCTTTCTGAAATCGCTGCCATTCACGCCAGAGGTATGCTTTTTTTACACCGGTATTGATGAAGTCCCAAGGCAGGGGGGAATCTTTGTCAAGTTCTTGGTCGATAAAACGGTTTACATCGCCTTTGAAAAATTTGGATGCTTTTTTCCAGCCTCCGTTTTCCGCAGCATAGCTGATGAATTCAGCCAGTGATTCGTCACCACGGGAAAGTATGCCTTGCAATCGGGCCTGAAATGGATTGTCGCCGGAAAAGGCAATGCCCTTATATTTTTTAGTTAGTCCTTTGACTTTGGAAAGAACGTCCTTGAGTTCTTTTTCAGACGGCATTGCAGCCCACTGCAGCGGAGTCCACGGTTTGGGAACAAGGCAACTGGCACCGAAGGTTATGCGCATGAATTGTTTTTTCTTCTTACCCTGACCACGTTTGCGGGCCTCATCTATCTTCTCAAGCATGAGAGCCAGTTCATCGTAGTCCGCAGCAGTTTCACCGGGCCAGCCCACAATTACGTATACCCGCAAGTGGTTGACACCCTTGGCGGCGCAGAGTTCCACCGCGCGCAGGAAGTCTTCTTCCTCAAGGTTTTTACTGGCCGCATCACGAAGCCGCCTGCTGGCTCCTTCCAGTGCAAGAGTCACAGTGCGGACTCCTGCTGCGCGCAGGATATCCAGCAATTCCTCGGTAAGTCCGTCAGCGCGAACAGATGAGAGGGAAAATTTGGTTTTCCTTTTTTTGAGCCATTCAATGTATGGAAGCAGGTCGGGCCAGTCGGTAAGGGCTGTGCCTACCAGACCGACTTTGGGCGGATCGGCAAGCTCCACAATCTTCTTGAGCTGGTCAATAGATGCGTGGCGTGGCGGGCGGTAGATGTATCCGGCAGCGCAGAATCTGCATCCATACGGACAGCCCCGGTTGACCTCGACAAGGAACATGTCCTTGAAGACCGCTTCCGGGCTGATAAAACAGGAATATGCAGGATCGCTCAGAAGAGGCACTCCGTGGCCTTCTGAAACCGGACCCGGCGGTAGCACTGCCCTGCGGACCTGACCCTTGGTCATGCCGGGAACGTAGACGCCGTCCCGGTCTTTGATCAGATCCAGAAATTCTTTTTTGCTTCCCCCGTCATAAATATGCTGCTTCAGTTCGAGACACAGGTCCTTCAATCCCGCTTCAGCTTCTCCTACCCAGAAGAAGTCGAAAAAGGGCGCGATGGGTGCGGGATTGAGGAAGGCCACCGGACCTCCGCCCATGACCAGCGGGAAGTCCGGGCGTTCCGCCGCCAGTGGCGGAACGCCCGAATCTTTCAGCATCCTGACCAGATGGAGGTACTCCTCCTCAAAGTTGATGCTGAAGCCGATCAGGGGAAACTCGGACAGTTCTTTGTCACTGTCCATGGAAACAGACGGTTGTCCCGGTTCGCCAAGGAAGAATCGCTCTACCGCAAGCTCCGCGTCCGGAGCCAGCAGACGATAGACAGCCTGCCAACCTAAGGTTGAGAGTGCAGACCCCTTCCGTCCGGGGAATACAAGAGCCGTGGGCAGACGGCCTCCTGTTTCCTCGGGCGAGGGTTCTTCCTTTCCGTAGTAGAAGAATTCCTCTTTCACGGACATGGGTTATCCCCGGTGCGGACCGTTTGGCCCGTACTGTTTCCGGTTTATAATCATCGCAAGTATATCAGGCGTTATATTGTCTTAATCAGCCTGCTTGCGAATGAAGGTCGGAACTTCGAAATCATCGTCATCATGGAAGATGAATTCTTCTCCACCGGAGTTGGCAGCCTGTTTGGGCTTGAGCTGTACAGGCTCACGGGTACCTGCCGCTTCAGCGGGCTTGCTTGCGGTGTGGCGCAGGTAAGCGGGGATGGAGCGGTCTTCTTCAGCGTGGGCGCTGCCCATCTGATGAACGTTGGTGGTTTCCTTGCTCTTGGGGGCCATGCCTCTGGGAGTGAGGTTAGGGCGCTGGGGCTGACCGAAAGACTGCTGTTCAACAGGCGGGGTAACGGTCTGTTCAACTGCGCTGTCGATTCCGGTAGCAATAACGGTGATGCGCATTTCATCGCCGACTTCAGCATCGAAAACAGTACCGAAGAAGATCTGTGCTTCCTCGTGTGCTTCTTCGTAGATGATGTTGGCTGCTTCGCTGACTTCATCAATGGTCATGTCAGGGGAGCAGGTGATGTTGATGAGCACGCCTTTTGCGCCTTCGATTGAAACATCTTCAAGCAGCGGGCTGGTGATAGCTTTCATTGCTGCTTCACGTGCCCTGTTTTCTCCGCGTGCGATACCGGTACCCATGAGGGCGAGACCGGAGCTGGACATAACAGCCTGTACATCGGCGAAGTCAAGGTTGATCAGACCGTGAACGGTGATCAGGTCGGCGATACCCTTGACGCCGTAGTAGAGTACTTCGTCAGCTTTTTTCAGCATTTCAGAGAAAGCTGCTTTTTTGGCGGCAAGCTGGAGCAGACGGTCGTTGGGAATGGTGATGATGGAGTCAACCACCTTCTTGAGTTCCTCAATACCTTTTTCTGCCTGCAGCAGTCTGCGCTTGCCTTCGAAATAGAAAGGTTTGGTTACAACGGCAACGGTCAGTGCACCTGCTTCCTTGGCAACTTCAGCGATAACGGGAGCAGCACCGGTACCGGTTCCGCCGCCCATACCGGCAGTTACGAAGACCATGTCGCAATCGCTGACCAGTTCGCGGATCTGGTCAATGGATTCGAGAGCTGCATTTTTACCCACGTCGGGGTTTGCGCCAGCGCCGAGGCCTTTGGTCAGTTTGTCGCCGAGCTGAATTTTGTACTCAGCCAGAGATTTGTTGATGTCCTGTGCATCGGTGTTAGCTACGATGAAGCGCACACCGGAGAGTGCGGACTGAATCATGTTGTTGATAGCGTTACCGCCACCACCACCACAACCGATAACCTTGATTCTGGCCTGACCGTCGTTTTCAATTTCCATGTAATCCATCATCATTTTTGATTTCCCCTGTTAAACTTTTGCTGCTTACTTTTCCGTGATCGGGGTCGGAAAAGAACTCCATGCCTTTAGTTCACTGAATCCCGCCAACCTTCAATGGCGCTACATCTTTTATGCGATGTCAGTGAACCATTTGCGCATCCTGCCCAGAATGCGGTTGAAAACATTTTCGTCACGGATTCTGAAGACTTGCTCGGAGCTGCCTTCTTTTTCCGCGCCGTACATGAGCAGCCCTACTGCAGTGGCGTATTTGGGACTGCTGACAACATCCTTAAGGCCTCCCACGCCAGCGGGATAGCCAATGCGGACCGGCAGATCAAAAATCTGCTCCGCCAGTTCCTGCATTCCGTCCACGAGAGATGTGCCTCCGGTGAGAACTACCCCGGCTGCAATCATATTTTTGTACCCGCTGCGGACCAGCTCCTGATCAACCAGTGACAGGATTTCCTCACAACGAGGTTCGCAGATCTCAGCCAGTACTCTCTTGGACATTTTGCGGTGATCGCGGCCGCCTACGGAAGGCACGTCAATGGTCTCGTCAGTAGTGACCAGATCGGTGAGCGCGGTTCCGTATTTGACTTTGAT contains the following coding sequences:
- a CDS encoding radical SAM protein, producing the protein MSVKEEFFYYGKEEPSPEETGGRLPTALVFPGRKGSALSTLGWQAVYRLLAPDAELAVERFFLGEPGQPSVSMDSDKELSEFPLIGFSINFEEEYLHLVRMLKDSGVPPLAAERPDFPLVMGGGPVAFLNPAPIAPFFDFFWVGEAEAGLKDLCLELKQHIYDGGSKKEFLDLIKDRDGVYVPGMTKGQVRRAVLPPGPVSEGHGVPLLSDPAYSCFISPEAVFKDMFLVEVNRGCPYGCRFCAAGYIYRPPRHASIDQLKKIVELADPPKVGLVGTALTDWPDLLPYIEWLKKRKTKFSLSSVRADGLTEELLDILRAAGVRTVTLALEGASRRLRDAASKNLEEEDFLRAVELCAAKGVNHLRVYVIVGWPGETAADYDELALMLEKIDEARKRGQGKKKKQFMRITFGASCLVPKPWTPLQWAAMPSEKELKDVLSKVKGLTKKYKGIAFSGDNPFQARLQGILSRGDESLAEFISYAAENGGWKKASKFFKGDVNRFIDQELDKDSPLPWDFINTGVKKAYLWREWQRFQKAEKTPVCPPDGCAECKSCGMHQWLEEL
- the ftsZ gene encoding cell division protein FtsZ, with the protein product MDYMEIENDGQARIKVIGCGGGGGNAINNMIQSALSGVRFIVANTDAQDINKSLAEYKIQLGDKLTKGLGAGANPDVGKNAALESIDQIRELVSDCDMVFVTAGMGGGTGTGAAPVIAEVAKEAGALTVAVVTKPFYFEGKRRLLQAEKGIEELKKVVDSIITIPNDRLLQLAAKKAAFSEMLKKADEVLYYGVKGIADLITVHGLINLDFADVQAVMSSSGLALMGTGIARGENRAREAAMKAITSPLLEDVSIEGAKGVLINITCSPDMTIDEVSEAANIIYEEAHEEAQIFFGTVFDAEVGDEMRITVIATGIDSAVEQTVTPPVEQQSFGQPQRPNLTPRGMAPKSKETTNVHQMGSAHAEEDRSIPAYLRHTASKPAEAAGTREPVQLKPKQAANSGGEEFIFHDDDDFEVPTFIRKQAD